A window of the Hordeum vulgare subsp. vulgare chromosome 5H, MorexV3_pseudomolecules_assembly, whole genome shotgun sequence genome harbors these coding sequences:
- the LOC123395795 gene encoding uncharacterized protein LOC123395795 has product MKTSWSSQALFPAASSLCTPYLLLVPLGLLAAVVVIPSLGSSHVRSDGLGVLCPSLGTDGYSVASGAEKLVSASATTTTAQPEFRLLVGVLTTPKRYERRDIVRLAYALQPPVPAYAQVDVRFVFCGVDDPVDRVLVALEAARHGDILVLNCTENMNDGKTHQYFSSVPRVFAHAPYDYVMKTDDDTYLRVAAMAAELRPKPRDDVYLGYGFAVGDDPMQFMHGMGYVVSWDVASWVSTNEEILRHNDTHGPEDLLFGKWLNIGRRGKNRYDLKPRMYDLNWNMDNFRPDTVAVHMIKDNRRWAAALRYFNVTAGIRPSNLYHLP; this is encoded by the coding sequence ATGAAGACCAGCTGGTCGTCGCAGGCGCTCTTCCCCGCCGCCTCGTCGCTCTGCACCCCGTACCTCCTCCTCgtgcccctcggcctcctcgccgccgtggtCGTCATCCCCAGCCTCGGCTCCTCCCACGTCCGCTCCGACGGGCTCGGCGTGCTCTGCCCCAGCCTCGGCACCGACGGCTACTCCGTCGCGTCGGGAGCCGAGAAGCTCGTCTCCGCGTCGGCGACGACTACCACGGCGCAGCCAGAGTTCCGTCTCCTCGTCGGGGTGCTGACCACGCCCAAGCGGTACGAGCGGCGGGACATCGTGCGCCTGGCGTACGCGCTGCAGCCGCCGGTGCCCGCGTACGCGCAGGTGGACGTGCGCTTCGTGTTCTGCGGCGTGGACGACCCGGTTGACAGGGTGCTGGTGGCGCTGGAGGCCGCGCGGCACGGCGACATCCTCGTGCTCAACTGCACCGAGAACATGAACGACGGCAAGACCCACCAGTACTTCTCCTCCGTGCCGCGGGTGTTCGCGCACGCGCCCTACGACTACGTAATGAAGACCGACGACGACACGTACCTGCGCgtggccgccatggccgccgagcTCCGGCCCAAGCCCCGCGACGACGTGTACCTCGGCTACGGCTTCGCCGTCGGCGACGACCCCATGCAGTTCATGCACGGCATGGGGTACGTCGTCTCGTGGGACGTCGCGAGCTGGGTGTCCACCAACGAGGAGATACTACGGCACAACGACACCCACGGCCCCGAGGACCTCCTCTTCGGCAAGTGGCTCAACATCGGACGCAGGGGCAAGAACAGGTACGACCTCAAGCCGCGGATGTACGACCTCAACTGGAACATGGACAACTTCCGGCCGGACACCGTCGCCGTGCACATGATCAAGGACAACCGCCGGTGGGCGGCTGCCCTCAGATACTTCAACGTCACCGCCGGGATCAGGCCGTCCAATCTGTACCACTTGCCGTGA